TTTACGGAAAATACACTTCACAAATGGAAAAAAAGATTCGATCGATTGTGGATATCCCTTCCGCAATCTACGACGTTTTAGGAATCGATATTGAACTCAGGGACGAGGAATTTATGAAGGAGGTTTTCTAAAAATGGTCTACGATCTTTCCGTTCAAGAATTCGTTCAGCTTATTAAAAAAGGGAAGAAAAAATTTACAAAAGTATCTATTGAGGATTTCCATTTTACGCTCAGAAACTACGATTTAGAAAACATAGAATTTAGAAATTCTTTCGTAAATATTAATTTAGAAAAATGCAATCTTAAAAATTCTAAATTCATTTCTTGTAATCTTAAAACCATTTCTATACGAAATTGCTCCATGGAGAATTGTTATATATCCGATTGTCACATAGAATCAATTGTAATTCTTGGAAGAAACATAAATCGAATTGTATTCGGAACGAATTACGCATACGGTGCGACTTTAAGTCCGGAAAAATGCTTGGTCTATATACAAAGTGAAATTCTTAAGAATCAATAGGTTCGAATTTATTTTATAGTTTGAAAATAAATTCTTTCTTTTAAATCTCAATCCAATCTTTCAATTTCCAAATCCTCTTTGCTCTTCGCCTTGTCGGATTCCTTATAATGAAGATTATCTTCCACTTGATCCAAAGATTCCTTTTTCCATGCGCTCGCTTTTCTTCCGACCGGAGAATCCGGATATCTATCCGAAGCTTCTTGAAATAAAGCCGCCGCCTTTTCATATTTTCCGCTTTTGAAATAGATCGTACCTTTGCGGAAAAGAGCCGTTTGATCCAAGGAACCGTCTTGATTTCCCAAAACTCGGTTTAAGTATTGAAGAGCGGAATCGGACTTGCCAATCGCTTCGTAACTTTCAGCGATATAAAACAAAGCCTGTTCTTCGGCTTTAGGACTAATTCCCATTTCAAGAGCTTTCTTGAAAGTGTCGATTGCCCCATAATACTGTTTACGAACGTAAAGTTGTCTTGCCTTCTCTAAGATTCCACTTCGAAATTCCGAAGTGACTTTTTCTTTTTCCGGATCAAAATAGAACCCGGCTTGGGCGTAGTCATCGTATACATCGTATGCGGACCAATCCTTTCCCATTCTGCGAAGGGATTTTCCCCAACGAACGCGCGCCTTTACATTTTCAGGATCCTCTTGCAACGCAAGAACATAGTTTTTACGAGAAAGATCGTAATTCCCCTTCTTCATATAATAGTCCGCAATGGCGGATAACGCATTAGAACGAAATTTTGAATCGGCGGAAATTCTGAGAACTTCCTCAAGATGTCCCTTTCCTTCCTCGTCTCGATTGAGTTGTAAAAGAAGATTTCCCATTGAATAAGCGACTTTAGAACGTTCATCTCTGGAAAGACCTTCTTTTTGGTTCAATTCACGATAGATTCCGAGAGCCAAAAGATTGTCTTGATTTCTTTCCAGGGCCCTTCCCATATCGTATTTCACTCGGAATGAATATTCCTCGGGAATCTCTTTCGCGGAAAGTTCGGAGAAGATGTCCACTGCTTTTTCAGCCGCACTGGGATTAGTTTGTTTTAAGTATTCCTCTCCTTCTTTAATTCTTTCGAGAACCGACATCCGTTTAGAACCCTCGTCTTGAACCGTAGTCTGGTAAACTCCGATTAAAAGACCGGCACAAATGAATAAAAATCCAGTAATTAAGATGATAGAGCGGTTCATGGATTTCCTCCGGAGATCCGAGACAGGCAACGCTTCGACCAAAATTCTGAGCGCTCTGTGTTATAAAATTTACTATCTTTATTGATGAAATACTTAAGGGCTTCTCGATAATTCCCTCTTTTATAGTAGGAGAGTCCAGTGAAAAATTTAGCTTTCCCTTTTAAGTACACGGAATTTCCGTCTTTAGCGTACGATTTCAAGTGGTGGATCGCGTCCGAGTATTCCTTTTTCCAGTAGGTTCTCTTCAAGATCCTATCGAGTTCGTCGTCGGTTCCGGAAAATTCTTCCTCCTCCTGTTTATCTTTAGGATTTTCTTCCTGTTGTTTATTTATCGTATCTTCTTCCTGCTGCTTATTTTCTACCGAATCTTCTTCCTGATTATCCTTTACTTTCGATTGTTCATTCTCTTCCGAATTTTGAACATTATTATTAATCGCAACAAAGGATTCATTTTCGACGAGATTGAATCCTTCCTTATCCTGATGTTTTACCGTAACTCCGAAATAAATTTTCGAGTCTAAAGATTTCATCCGAACCTGTGCTACCGTATCCGGGTGATTTATCTCGCCCAATTTACGGACACTTCCTCCGAGAAAAGTAGCGGTTCCGCCACTCAAGGGTTTGAGAGCCTGATATATCGTGTAAACCGTATTCGCATCCGCTTTTTCAGGGGCTTTCCATTCGAGTCTTACGTCAAGGTCTTCAACGGTTGCTTTAATATCTTTTACATGCATTTCATCTTCCGAATATTCAGAAGATGAAATATCGTTGGAACCATCCTTATTCGGATTTCCGATATAAAAAAATCGAGTAAAGGATTGTCCGTTTATCAGGGGTAAAACTTCTTTTGCACCGGATCGAACACTAACACCGTAATAGATCGTTCGAGATTTGTTCAGGTCCTGATCCAGGAACGTGGATTCGGGATGACTCAATTCGGTCAACTTTTCCGCTTTTCTCATCAAAGATAAGGAAGACATTGGTTCCGAAGAACGATAAACAGTATAAACGGTCGCGTTCGGAATCGCCTTTTCATACGGAGTCCAGTTCAATCGAAGATATTTGCCTTCTCTTTTAACCGTCAGATCGATCACTCTTGCGTCATCTGGAATTTCAGGAATTTTATTGTCTGCGTTCGAAACTCCCGGCGCAAGCGCGTGTTCTATGACGACCGGAACCGTTGTGAAGTTTTTTCCAGGAATCAGTTTGATCATATTCTTTTTAACGCGATGCGCTAAAACGACAGCGTAGTAATAAGTTCCCGGTTTGAGATTGTAATCGAAAATCTGAGTCACTCCCCCGGCGATTCCACTCGGATACTTACCCAACGAATCAGCAACCATACATTTCTCGGGAGTATCGATCATAGATGAAGCGCGAGCAACGATGATTTCACCGGTTTCTCTCGGGGCATCCCAAAAGATTCGAATCGAATTCTCATCCTTTTTTAAAATTTCCGCATGAATGGAATTCGCCACGCTATAATTCTCCACCTGATTCTGATTGAACGTGTTCTCCTGAGCTTTTGGAAAGGAAACCAACGTTATAAACGAGAATAGGAGCAATATACGAGTACGAATTTCCATAAAAGAATTGTCTTTGGTACTTATATCGACAGTCTAAACTGAGTAATTTAATACTCATTCGAAGAGAAATTAGTTTTAAATATGCAATAATAGAAGATTCATTATTTCGGATTTGACATTTCCGAAACGATCAATTAGACATAATCCAAGTAAGAATTATGAGCGATCTGGATTATTACGAAAACCCTGAATATCAGAATTTTCTGATTTCCAGCAAACGTCGCGAACTTACCCCTCCAGAAGTCGTATTCAAACACTTTAGTCTTAAAGAAGTGGCAAATTTGGTCGATTTCGGAATGGGACTCGGCTATTTTACTCTAGAGTTAAAAAAACAACTTCCCAAAGATGCTTGGATTTGGGGCGGGGAATGCCAACAAGACTTAATCGACGAAGTTCTTCATTGGAAAAACCGAGACGAGATTTCTAATTTCACTCCATTTTTTATCGAAAAATCGGACCATCCACTTTTACCGGAATGGATTCCAACACCCGATGCGGTTTTTGCATCTTTAGTTCTGTCCACATTTCCGGATCCTGGGCTTGCCATGGACGGACTTATACGCTCGATAAAAAGAGGAGGGAAATTGATTGTTTTAGACTGGGTGAAAAACGAATACGCAATCGGCCCAAAAATCAATGATAAGATTTCCTTAGATAAAATGAAATTCTTAGCCGAACTTTATCACTTGGATGTTGTAAAAAACATTCGGGTTTCCGAATATGTCTATGGCCTCGAAGTAATCGCAGGTAAAGACTTCGAATACGGATTTTACGATCTCAGAGAGGAAGAAGACATAACGGATGAATTCATTCGTTCGTAACTTTAGGGTCTGTCCCAAAACGTGAAACAATTGCAGCGATCCGCGGAGATTCCAATAAGATCGAATGGTTTTGGGACACGCGCTCTTAGGGAATTTTTATAAAAAAATCGAGAAAGTACAAATGATCCGAATAACCAACCTGAAAAAATTTTCAGTCAATTCATTTAAAAATGTACCAATAATTATTTCGAATAGGATCATAACCATAAACGTTTCCGTGGCTATCAGATACTCGGATAATTTGAGAATGGTCCCTATCACTTTCCGTGAAATCGACTCTTTCCAAAATCGGGAGTAGTCCTTTTCGAATTTTAAGAACCACAGTCCCGTCCGGAATGCAGTTATAGTGAAATAGGAATAATGTCTTTGGAGGTTTTTCTATAGGATATTCGACTATTTCTTCCAGGCAGCATACGAAACCTCCGTCTTTGAATTGATTCAAAATAAAAAAGAAGGAATAAAGAAATCCTAATATAACTAAAAAACCAACGCAAAGCCCGAAAGCCACTAAAGATCGTCTCCAAAAAACTTTTATGACAAAAAAGGAGAAATATAAAAGTAGAATGAAGTTTATTATGATCAGGAAGAAATTGATCCATTGGACATTTTTTTTCCAAGTCGGAATGAAGTCCAAAAAACCCACCACCATCAGAACGTGAAAAAATGCGGCTATAACAATGATTATCTTCATTTTGTAATCCGCTTTACCTTTTGAACCATCTTCGTTTTTTACATGGAATTTTCTCGGGCATCGCTCGTACAAGCGAACATTTCACATCAGTATTTTCAAGATTCATAATTTACTAATGTATTCTGAAGAAGAATCCAGTCCCTTCAAACCCAAACCTTCCATAATAAATTCCTCGGTGGAACGGGCAATCTCCTGAAATTTTTGAAACGTTTTCCAGTTCGAAATTCCCAATACACGAAACGTCTTTCTGTGATCCAAAATAACGGTGATATAAACGGCGAAAGCAATCGTTCTCCACAACAATCTGAAAATCGCTTTGGTAAAGAAGTTTCGGATTCGAATTCTGAAAAAATCACTGTGAAATTTCAGATGTTTTTCCTCATCCTTTATGATGTCCAACAACGCCGACTTTACGAGTCCGTTCGGAATTTTATCCACCAGTCTACGATAAAAACAAATTCCCACAACCTCCGCCGCGAGAAGAACCATCAGCTTCAATCGAACTCCGAGAAGCCTTCTCCCAAAATAAAACAATCGTTCCGTCCAATTGGATTCGATGAGGTTTCCTTTTAAGGCACGGACACATTCCCCCAGAATTCTTGCATGTCTTCCCTCTTCCTTTACGAAAAGTTTCAAAGCTTCTCTGTAAAAATCGTCGATTCCGAACAGGATGGTTTTATCGATTTCTTTCGCGATTCTTCCCTCCCCCGCTTCGCCTAACTGAAATATGGCGATAGAATAAGCGATGGATTGCATTTCATTCGTACGAAGATTCAAAATCTCCGAATCGATCTTCGGTAAAGGACGGGATTCGTTGTTCTTAAAGTGTTCTTTCCATTGTTTCCAACGAATTCCGATCTTTCTGTCCTTTAAAGATGCCTTTAGTCTTTCGCGGATTCTTTTTTTACCGAATACGTTGATCGCAAACGTCGATAAAACGATCTTCACATCCATTATAAAACTTTTTGAATTTAGATACGACCGATCGAAACAAAAAGAAGCCCTCGCACCCATTCCGGAATACAACTGAGAAAGTCCGGCGATCCCGGGATGAACCAACCAACGAACATCGTGAAATTTTCCGTTCCATTCCAAACGATCCACGTCATATTGTGTAAAAGGTCTAGGGCCTACGATTCCCATATCTCCGATCAAAATATTCCATATCTGAGGCGTTCGTCGAAATTTATCTTCCGGCTCAGGATTGAAGGAGTTCCTACATTCACGGGCGGATCTTATCCTTTAACGTGTGATTTTTGATAAAAAAGGATAAATTTCAGAAATATTTTCTCACGAAAGAAAATACAGATTTACTTTTTATCGGGAAACCTTACCGAAAAACGTCCCTTCCTTGTCTTCTTCCGTTTCGTAACTCCGAAGTTCCACGTTTAAGAATTGGCCTACTTTGAGACTTCTGAGTTCCGACTCGTTCAGTTTTACTTTGAGATAATTGTCCGTAACCGCAACGCCGCCTTGCTCCAGAATCGCCTCCCGGATCTTTCCGGTTTCGGAAATTGCGTATTTCTGATGCAAGTTTCTCGACAAAGCGTTGAGCGTGCAAACTCTTTCTTTTTTCGTTTCCTTGCTCACGGAATCGGGAAATGTTTCGGCTAACGTATTTCTTCTAACCGAAAAAGGAAACACATGAATCTTAGCAAAGCCGAGATCGCGGACCATAGAAACGCTGCTTTGAAACATTTCCTCGGTTTCACCGGGAAAACCTACGATCACGTCGGTTCCTAAGAATAAGCCCGGAACCTTTTTCTTGGCTGTTTCCACGCGTTTGCGAAAGGTATCTGGAGTATAGGTGCGTTTCATTCGTTTGAGAATTTCCGCGCTTCCGCTTTGAAGAGGAATGTGCAGAAACGGAGTAAAACGGGGATGTGTCATCAGCTCGGCGAGTTCGTTTCCCACATCGGGAGGTTCTATCGAAGAAATTCGAATTCTTGAATATTCTAAAATATTTAAGATGTCGCCGAGAATCTTGTTGAAGGCTTTTTTGTTTTCTCCGTCGCGAAACCATCCTAGGTTTACGCCGGTTAAAACGATTTCGCCCACTCCGTTGTCCTGCAAAAAGCGAACCTGATCTAAAACGTCCTGATAATTTCTGCTGACTCCAAGACCGCGCGCCTGAGGAATCTTGCAGTATGAACATTTACGGTTGCATCCGTCTTGAATTTTCAAATAAGCGCGTGTATGACCGTTCGGCAAAACATCCGAATAGGAAAATCGATCGTAGATTTTTCCGGCGAGTTCGCTTTCTTCGATCAACCCTCTCTTTTCGAGAATCATCGCAGGAAGTTTCGACTTCTCCGTATTTCCGACAACGCCCGCCACGCCTGGAATCGCTTCGATCGATTCGCGATCCGTTTCGGCGTAACAACCGGTAACCCAGATCTGAGAACCCGGAAATTTTTTGATCGCATTTCGAATCGCATTTCGATTTTTAGAATCGGCCTTATTCGTCACGGTGCAAGTATTGATGATGACTACTTCAGGATATTCTCCTACTTCTGCGGAACGAAATCCATATTTGCTCAAGGACGAAAACAAACCATCCGACTCGAAAAAGTTGAGCCTGCATCCGAGCGTGTTGAATAAAACGGTTTGTTCAGCTATTGGAGAGGGCATCGAGTTTTGCTTCGATTCTTCTTAAATTATCTTTAAAGTGGGAATTTTCAGGTTCGAGTTTCAGTGCGGATTCGATTTGCTCTTTTGCGGA
The nucleotide sequence above comes from Leptospira weilii. Encoded proteins:
- a CDS encoding tetratricopeptide repeat protein, encoding MNRSIILITGFLFICAGLLIGVYQTTVQDEGSKRMSVLERIKEGEEYLKQTNPSAAEKAVDIFSELSAKEIPEEYSFRVKYDMGRALERNQDNLLALGIYRELNQKEGLSRDERSKVAYSMGNLLLQLNRDEEGKGHLEEVLRISADSKFRSNALSAIADYYMKKGNYDLSRKNYVLALQEDPENVKARVRWGKSLRRMGKDWSAYDVYDDYAQAGFYFDPEKEKVTSEFRSGILEKARQLYVRKQYYGAIDTFKKALEMGISPKAEEQALFYIAESYEAIGKSDSALQYLNRVLGNQDGSLDQTALFRKGTIYFKSGKYEKAAALFQEASDRYPDSPVGRKASAWKKESLDQVEDNLHYKESDKAKSKEDLEIERLD
- the mtaB gene encoding tRNA (N(6)-L-threonylcarbamoyladenosine(37)-C(2))-methylthiotransferase MtaB, whose translation is MPSPIAEQTVLFNTLGCRLNFFESDGLFSSLSKYGFRSAEVGEYPEVVIINTCTVTNKADSKNRNAIRNAIKKFPGSQIWVTGCYAETDRESIEAIPGVAGVVGNTEKSKLPAMILEKRGLIEESELAGKIYDRFSYSDVLPNGHTRAYLKIQDGCNRKCSYCKIPQARGLGVSRNYQDVLDQVRFLQDNGVGEIVLTGVNLGWFRDGENKKAFNKILGDILNILEYSRIRISSIEPPDVGNELAELMTHPRFTPFLHIPLQSGSAEILKRMKRTYTPDTFRKRVETAKKKVPGLFLGTDVIVGFPGETEEMFQSSVSMVRDLGFAKIHVFPFSVRRNTLAETFPDSVSKETKKERVCTLNALSRNLHQKYAISETGKIREAILEQGGVAVTDNYLKVKLNESELRSLKVGQFLNVELRSYETEEDKEGTFFGKVSR
- a CDS encoding pentapeptide repeat-containing protein — translated: MVYDLSVQEFVQLIKKGKKKFTKVSIEDFHFTLRNYDLENIEFRNSFVNINLEKCNLKNSKFISCNLKTISIRNCSMENCYISDCHIESIVILGRNINRIVFGTNYAYGATLSPEKCLVYIQSEILKNQ
- a CDS encoding SAM-dependent methyltransferase translates to MSDLDYYENPEYQNFLISSKRRELTPPEVVFKHFSLKEVANLVDFGMGLGYFTLELKKQLPKDAWIWGGECQQDLIDEVLHWKNRDEISNFTPFFIEKSDHPLLPEWIPTPDAVFASLVLSTFPDPGLAMDGLIRSIKRGGKLIVLDWVKNEYAIGPKINDKISLDKMKFLAELYHLDVVKNIRVSEYVYGLEVIAGKDFEYGFYDLREEEDITDEFIRS